The following coding sequences lie in one Polynucleobacter necessarius genomic window:
- a CDS encoding ATP-binding cassette domain-containing protein, whose product MNSATIASILEARNVSKSFGKFKALQNVSTSFMPRTLTAIIGPNGAGKSTFFNVLSGAFPPTSGQILFNGKDITGMQQHEFARIGISKSFQITNVFKQLSAHENVRV is encoded by the coding sequence ATGAATAGCGCAACCATTGCTTCTATTCTTGAGGCGCGCAATGTCAGCAAGAGCTTTGGTAAGTTCAAGGCACTACAAAATGTATCCACTAGCTTTATGCCTAGAACACTCACGGCCATCATTGGCCCCAATGGTGCTGGCAAGAGTACATTCTTTAATGTCTTAAGTGGCGCATTCCCTCCCACAAGCGGTCAAATTCTATTTAATGGCAAAGACATTACTGGTATGCAGCAACATGAGTTTGCTCGCATTGGAATCTCTAAAAGCTTTCAGATTACCAATGTCTTTAAGCAATTAAGTGCTCATGAAAACGTACGTGTATAG
- a CDS encoding ATP-binding cassette domain-containing protein — METARYNFLRNAQSYPKPIEIVDELLHRVNLEHLRNKKTGDLAHGQQRALEIAMALACNPSLLLLDEPTAGMSPEETLVMMELIRTLASERTAILIEHKMKLIMGLCKRIIVLHHGEFLAEGTPEEIQNGAEVRRVYLGQG, encoded by the coding sequence ATGGAAACAGCGCGCTATAACTTTTTACGAAATGCCCAAAGCTATCCGAAGCCAATTGAGATTGTCGATGAATTACTTCATCGAGTCAATCTTGAGCATTTACGTAATAAAAAGACTGGTGACTTAGCTCATGGTCAGCAACGTGCACTTGAGATTGCGATGGCACTTGCCTGCAATCCTAGTCTATTGTTGTTGGATGAACCTACTGCTGGCATGTCTCCAGAGGAGACCTTGGTCATGATGGAGCTGATTCGCACACTTGCGAGCGAGCGTACTGCCATCTTGATTGAGCACAAGATGAAACTGATTATGGGTCTTTGCAAGCGCATCATCGTTCTTCATCATGGCGAGTTCCTTGCAGAGGGTACTCCAGAAGAAATCCAAAATGGTGCTGAGGTACGTCGTGTGTACCTGGGTCAAGGTTAA
- a CDS encoding ATP-binding cassette domain-containing protein, which yields MLGRNGAGKTTTLRSLMGLLSKRQGKAAIDGTSFLDLPAHERFHLGLAYVPEDRRIAPGLTVKENLELGVIAQKIRAI from the coding sequence TTGCTGGGTCGCAATGGCGCTGGCAAAACAACCACCCTACGCTCCTTAATGGGTCTTCTATCTAAGCGTCAAGGCAAAGCTGCAATTGATGGCACTTCATTTTTAGATTTACCCGCTCACGAACGCTTTCATCTAGGCTTGGCATACGTTCCAGAGGACCGTCGAATCGCTCCAGGCCTTACTGTTAAAGAAAATCTAGAACTTGGCGTCATCGCTCAAAAAATAAGGGCGATATGA
- a CDS encoding ATP-binding cassette domain-containing protein gives MSALVDEIAETFPKLKERLHQDGTSISGGEQQMLAITRAMIAKPKVILLDEPSECIMPVFVDEMFELFAKLKQQGLTILLVEQNVQQALKISDRAYILDQGEIVFHDTAQNLLNNYDIQQKYCAV, from the coding sequence ATGAGTGCCTTAGTTGATGAAATTGCGGAAACCTTCCCGAAACTGAAAGAGCGTCTGCATCAAGATGGCACCTCAATATCGGGTGGTGAGCAACAAATGCTAGCAATTACTAGAGCAATGATCGCTAAACCTAAAGTGATCCTGCTTGATGAGCCATCCGAATGCATCATGCCGGTTTTTGTTGATGAAATGTTTGAGCTATTTGCCAAATTAAAACAGCAAGGCTTAACTATTTTGCTGGTAGAGCAAAATGTCCAGCAAGCTCTGAAAATTTCTGATCGTGCTTACATTCTTGATCAAGGTGAAATAGTGTTTCATGACACTGCTCAGAATCTTTTAAACAATTACGATATTCAGCAAAAGTATTGCGCCGTTTAA
- a CDS encoding YqaA family protein produces MEHLFGNFFAWFEMPAVGLPAVFISSFISATLIPAGSEPILFGYITLNSHLFWVAIAVATIGNTLGGMLDWWLGVLARNSFKLMDEPRNSRLKRWLGAWGPRLLLLSWLPGLGDPLCLAAGWLKLPWQPCLIYMFIGKLLRFITLTWLLTMVPESFWHQLGHWLHLI; encoded by the coding sequence ATGGAGCATCTGTTTGGGAATTTTTTTGCATGGTTTGAAATGCCTGCAGTTGGCTTGCCGGCAGTATTCATTAGCTCCTTTATTTCTGCAACGTTAATTCCGGCGGGATCTGAGCCCATCCTGTTTGGCTACATTACTCTAAACTCACACTTATTTTGGGTTGCAATTGCAGTTGCTACGATTGGTAATACATTAGGTGGGATGCTCGATTGGTGGCTAGGAGTTCTTGCGCGCAATAGTTTCAAATTAATGGATGAGCCTCGCAATAGCCGCTTGAAGCGCTGGCTTGGAGCTTGGGGTCCAAGGTTGCTGTTGCTGTCATGGCTACCAGGTTTGGGAGACCCCTTATGCCTTGCAGCAGGATGGCTGAAGTTGCCATGGCAGCCATGCCTTATCTATATGTTTATTGGTAAGTTGTTGCGTTTTATTACGCTAACATGGTTGCTAACTATGGTTCCAGAAAGTTTTTGGCACCAGTTGGGTCATTGGCTACATCTCATTTAA
- a CDS encoding CoA transferase — MPTPIFWQLYCKEGKRAELLEIINHYFSKLTSEQLIARLKKAQIANAHLNDMEGLWKHEQLKARDRWTPVGTPNGPIPALLPPELNDSYQYRMDAIPAVGEHIDSILKELGMT, encoded by the coding sequence ATGCCTACACCAATATTTTGGCAGCTTTACTGCAAAGAGGGAAAACGCGCTGAACTATTGGAAATCATCAATCACTACTTTAGCAAGCTGACTTCAGAGCAATTGATCGCTAGACTAAAAAAAGCGCAAATAGCAAACGCTCACCTAAATGATATGGAAGGACTTTGGAAGCATGAGCAGCTCAAAGCCCGCGATCGCTGGACTCCAGTAGGCACTCCAAATGGGCCCATCCCTGCTCTGCTACCACCAGAATTAAATGATAGCTATCAATACCGTATGGATGCTATCCCTGCAGTTGGAGAGCACATAGACTCCATTCTCAAAGAATTAGGAATGACCTGA
- the cls gene encoding cardiolipin synthase, with translation MNIMAFIFGSVFGFSLIWVPIAHVAIILLFGLHLISVRRPVGVVFAWFLIVILLPLLGIALYILIGERPVGRKLTRKIIHMNREYEKLTEMMRQQFAADRQRLPVEGRALSLLAESKNGSPVVAGNKIKLHTNSLNILQNFIDEINQAKKSLHLEFYIWALGGDADRVCEALIAAAKRGVACRVLLDSLGSKDWFKSHWPADFRNASIQVIEALPIQIGRFQFRRADLRLHRKIFVIDGAIVWTGSMNLVDPRTFKQDSGVGEWVDAMVRIEGPVASQFELTFAFDWSVDDPKIQNFNDREPPASSHEGGAIVQEFSSGPVYRDDILYQVLLSAIMDVREELTITTPYFGPDDGLIQALMAAARRGVKVTLIVPKLNDSTLVAWSSKSFYEDLLTAGIVIAEFHGGLLHTKSLLIDKRIAIFGSVNFDQRSLRLNFEISLIVYNVDFCAKLEKLIDSYLEQSDYVDPKVWAKRPTWQRYLENAAHLTSPLL, from the coding sequence ATGAATATTATGGCATTTATTTTTGGCTCAGTTTTTGGGTTTTCATTAATTTGGGTTCCAATTGCTCATGTCGCCATTATCTTATTGTTCGGCCTGCATTTAATTTCAGTCAGAAGACCAGTAGGTGTAGTCTTTGCTTGGTTTCTCATTGTGATATTGCTCCCATTGCTTGGCATTGCTTTATATATTTTGATTGGGGAGCGACCTGTTGGACGAAAGCTCACCCGCAAGATCATTCATATGAATCGCGAATACGAAAAGCTCACCGAGATGATGCGCCAGCAGTTTGCTGCTGATAGGCAGAGGTTGCCTGTTGAGGGAAGAGCCCTCAGTCTTTTAGCCGAATCAAAAAATGGCTCACCAGTAGTAGCAGGAAACAAAATTAAATTACATACAAACTCACTCAATATCCTGCAAAACTTTATTGATGAAATCAATCAAGCCAAAAAGAGTTTGCATTTAGAGTTTTATATATGGGCTTTAGGTGGCGATGCTGATCGGGTTTGTGAGGCACTCATTGCAGCTGCCAAGCGGGGTGTAGCCTGTCGCGTCCTACTAGATTCCTTGGGTAGTAAAGATTGGTTTAAGTCTCATTGGCCAGCGGATTTTCGGAATGCGAGCATACAAGTAATAGAGGCTTTGCCTATTCAGATAGGGCGTTTTCAATTTCGCCGAGCCGATTTGCGCCTTCACCGAAAAATATTTGTGATTGATGGGGCGATTGTTTGGACGGGTAGTATGAATTTGGTTGACCCGCGCACCTTCAAGCAAGATTCTGGAGTGGGTGAGTGGGTTGATGCCATGGTCCGCATTGAAGGTCCAGTGGCATCACAATTTGAGCTAACTTTTGCGTTTGACTGGAGCGTCGATGACCCCAAGATTCAGAATTTTAATGATCGTGAGCCACCAGCATCATCTCATGAGGGTGGTGCAATAGTGCAAGAATTTTCTTCTGGCCCCGTATATCGCGACGATATTCTCTATCAAGTTTTGCTCTCCGCCATTATGGATGTGCGTGAAGAGTTAACCATCACTACCCCGTACTTTGGCCCTGATGATGGATTGATTCAGGCCCTGATGGCAGCTGCCCGCAGAGGGGTTAAGGTAACGCTAATCGTTCCTAAGTTGAACGATTCGACTTTAGTAGCTTGGAGTAGTAAAAGCTTCTATGAAGACCTATTGACCGCAGGCATAGTGATTGCTGAATTTCATGGCGGCTTGTTACATACCAAGAGTCTATTGATCGATAAGCGAATTGCTATCTTTGGTTCAGTGAATTTTGACCAACGCAGCTTGCGTCTAAACTTTGAAATCAGTCTGATTGTGTATAACGTGGATTTCTGCGCAAAACTGGAAAAGTTGATTGACTCCTATTTAGAGCAATCAGATTACGTTGATCCAAAAGTGTGGGCAAAAAGACCTACATGGCAGCGATACCTTGAAAATGCCGCTCATCTCACATCTCCACTGCTTTAA
- a CDS encoding (2Fe-2S)-binding protein encodes MAEVVCLCNKVLDVDLREYLDAHPVNSIDELREQASICNKCMQCQELVEGEIYLARIRR; translated from the coding sequence ATGGCTGAAGTGGTTTGCCTCTGCAATAAGGTCCTCGATGTGGATTTGCGTGAGTATTTGGATGCTCATCCAGTGAACTCCATTGACGAACTGAGAGAACAAGCCTCTATTTGCAATAAATGTATGCAGTGCCAGGAATTGGTTGAGGGTGAGATTTATTTGGCGCGTATTCGGCGCTAA
- a CDS encoding ABC transporter permease — translation MLKAFQDALTLPRPSRWRGFLGIVLVSLQVSLIALLIGTLLGLPIGALLATEQFVGKKTIIVTINTLMGVPTVIVGVLVYLMPSRSGPLGAWGWLFTPKGMIVAQTLLTTPLIAALSRQILEDSWRIHRDSFMSLRLPPLSRFKWLIWDCRFSLTIAILAGLARAISEGWCSHDCWWQHRSFD, via the coding sequence ATGTTGAAAGCCTTTCAAGACGCCCTCACCCTGCCTCGCCCATCTAGATGGAGGGGGTTTCTAGGGATTGTTTTGGTTTCCCTGCAAGTGAGCCTGATAGCCCTTCTGATTGGAACCCTTTTAGGGCTTCCGATAGGCGCCTTACTGGCAACCGAACAATTTGTAGGCAAAAAGACGATTATTGTGACGATCAATACCCTCATGGGGGTGCCCACCGTAATTGTTGGAGTCTTAGTTTACCTCATGCCATCTCGCTCAGGCCCTCTAGGAGCTTGGGGTTGGCTTTTTACGCCCAAAGGCATGATCGTGGCACAGACTTTACTTACAACCCCCTTAATCGCCGCCCTCAGTAGACAAATTCTGGAGGATTCTTGGAGAATCCATCGTGATTCGTTTATGAGCCTCCGATTGCCGCCACTTTCTCGATTTAAATGGCTGATTTGGGATTGCCGCTTCTCTTTAACGATTGCGATCTTGGCAGGATTAGCTAGAGCAATATCAGAGGGTTGGTGCAGTCATGATTGTTGGTGGCAACATAGATCATTCGACTAG
- a CDS encoding ATP-binding cassette domain-containing protein has product MVNSIEHLNPFIELKDVIVKSNGRVILNIPHAIIPVDRITACIGPNGAGKTTLLKLLDGPIKPDSGTVSYSFKTKTALVLHHTPMIKASAATNIAMVKDVDTSITQADVIQAIEQVGLSKLANSSAHKLSAGERQKLCLARAILQKPNLVLLDEPTANLDPNSTEQVEELMRQFAHQGANVIFSSHQLAQVQRIAEHIIFIDQGEIKEKGPVGPFFADPQTQAAKRYLHQELLTD; this is encoded by the coding sequence ATGGTTAATTCAATCGAACATTTAAATCCATTTATTGAACTAAAAGACGTCATCGTCAAGAGCAATGGCAGGGTCATTCTCAATATTCCACATGCAATAATTCCAGTAGACAGAATTACAGCCTGCATTGGGCCGAACGGTGCTGGAAAAACAACCCTACTTAAACTGTTAGACGGCCCCATTAAACCGGATAGTGGAACAGTAAGCTATTCCTTTAAAACGAAAACAGCACTAGTACTGCATCACACCCCCATGATTAAAGCATCGGCGGCAACGAACATAGCAATGGTGAAAGATGTAGATACATCTATTACGCAAGCGGATGTAATCCAAGCAATTGAGCAGGTGGGACTCAGTAAATTAGCAAATAGCTCTGCCCATAAATTATCTGCAGGTGAGCGGCAAAAACTTTGTCTAGCTCGAGCAATTCTCCAAAAACCCAATTTAGTTTTACTAGATGAACCTACTGCCAATCTTGATCCGAATAGCACCGAACAAGTTGAAGAACTCATGCGTCAATTTGCTCATCAGGGCGCAAATGTCATCTTTTCATCTCACCAGCTTGCGCAAGTACAACGCATTGCTGAACATATTATTTTCATCGATCAAGGTGAGATAAAAGAAAAAGGACCCGTAGGTCCTTTCTTTGCAGATCCTCAAACACAGGCAGCGAAGCGCTACCTGCATCAAGAATTACTTACTGATTAA
- a CDS encoding cytochrome b/b6 domain-containing protein — translation MSGVKIKRFSAFDRLVHWLMAFSFLALAFTGLLILYGKYFAMPLMGRVAYGSFLMVCKNIHNFTGPLFTICVVIFFLLFAHKNLPGKGDLQRYLTFGGIFSGKHVPAGFFNGGEKI, via the coding sequence ATGTCCGGCGTCAAAATTAAACGTTTCAGCGCGTTTGATCGCTTAGTTCACTGGTTGATGGCATTTAGCTTTTTAGCACTCGCTTTCACAGGTTTATTGATCCTGTACGGAAAATATTTTGCAATGCCTTTGATGGGTAGGGTGGCTTACGGCTCTTTCCTCATGGTTTGTAAAAATATTCATAACTTCACAGGTCCTTTGTTCACAATTTGTGTCGTGATCTTCTTCTTATTGTTTGCTCATAAGAACTTGCCTGGCAAAGGTGACCTGCAGCGGTATTTAACCTTTGGTGGGATTTTCAGCGGCAAGCATGTACCAGCAGGCTTCTTTAACGGTGGCGAAAAGATTTAG
- the fdh3B gene encoding formate dehydrogenase FDH3 subunit beta — protein sequence MARMKFICDTERCIECNGCVAACKNDNEVPWGVNRRRVVTVNDGIIGQEKFVSVACMHCTDAPCMAVCPVDCFYRTDEGVVLHDKDICIGCGYCSFACPFGAPQFLNKGAFGTRSKMDKCTFCSGGPEENGSVAEFEKYGRNRLAEGKLPLCAEMCSTKALIGGDSDTITGIFNNRVATREKNGKCPGSKAFGWSIAYGGPDTPPPTPTPAAKIPGAK from the coding sequence ATGGCAAGAATGAAATTTATTTGTGACACAGAACGATGCATTGAGTGCAACGGTTGTGTTGCTGCCTGTAAGAACGACAACGAAGTACCTTGGGGCGTCAACCGCCGTCGCGTTGTCACCGTTAACGATGGCATCATCGGTCAAGAGAAATTTGTATCAGTTGCTTGTATGCACTGTACAGATGCACCTTGCATGGCGGTATGCCCAGTAGATTGCTTCTATCGCACCGATGAAGGTGTTGTATTGCATGACAAGGATATCTGCATTGGTTGTGGTTATTGCTCATTTGCATGTCCATTTGGCGCACCTCAGTTCCTGAATAAAGGTGCCTTTGGTACACGTAGCAAAATGGATAAGTGCACATTCTGTAGCGGTGGACCAGAAGAGAACGGTAGCGTTGCTGAGTTTGAAAAATATGGCCGTAATCGTTTGGCTGAAGGTAAATTACCGCTTTGCGCTGAAATGTGTTCTACCAAAGCCTTGATCGGTGGTGATAGCGACACCATTACTGGCATCTTTAATAATCGTGTTGCTACACGTGAAAAGAATGGTAAATGCCCAGGTTCCAAAGCTTTTGGTTGGTCCATAGCTTATGGCGGTCCAGATACACCACCCCCAACCCCAACGCCTGCTGCAAAAATTCCAGGAGCTAAATAA
- a CDS encoding molecular chaperone has product MAKVWIDVAEVAKNNPAKAWHDEFDLNFISVGKPNVVLNGSFYMAGHLNEKPLVNIRKALEEFGLEAAEEVTETEDHILALCEVMRYLIAGDDVEVSTLTNQRVFFNEHIRSWYDELCDAIEDIPEMHLYSPVAAHTREFLAIEGQGFDMI; this is encoded by the coding sequence TTGGCTAAAGTTTGGATAGACGTGGCGGAAGTAGCAAAAAATAACCCGGCCAAGGCTTGGCATGATGAATTTGATTTGAATTTCATTAGCGTTGGGAAGCCGAACGTCGTGCTAAATGGCTCCTTCTATATGGCTGGCCATTTAAATGAAAAGCCATTGGTGAATATTCGCAAAGCTTTGGAAGAATTCGGGTTGGAAGCCGCAGAAGAAGTGACTGAAACTGAAGATCATATTTTAGCGCTGTGCGAAGTGATGCGCTACCTCATTGCCGGTGATGATGTAGAAGTTTCAACCCTTACAAATCAAAGGGTTTTTTTCAATGAGCATATCCGCTCTTGGTACGATGAATTGTGCGATGCAATAGAAGACATTCCGGAGATGCATTTATATAGTCCTGTAGCCGCTCACACTAGAGAATTCCTAGCTATCGAGGGTCAAGGCTTTGACATGATTTAA
- a CDS encoding 4Fe-4S dicluster domain-containing protein: protein MQKQAKTPLPEAGVALPKSSLIGGLAINKDACTLCMSCVSGCPEGALLDNPDEPILSFIEKQCVQCGLCVQTCLEKALTLTPRLQTVEQRKQRVKLNETEPFHCISCGKVFGTLKMVNLMLTKLGAHGAFAGAAMDRLKMCSDCRVVDMVKKNHE from the coding sequence TTGCAAAAACAGGCCAAGACACCTTTGCCTGAAGCTGGAGTTGCGCTACCAAAATCTTCCTTAATTGGTGGGTTAGCAATTAATAAAGATGCTTGCACCTTGTGTATGTCGTGTGTCAGTGGTTGCCCAGAGGGCGCGCTTTTAGATAATCCCGATGAGCCCATACTGTCCTTTATTGAAAAACAGTGTGTTCAATGCGGCCTCTGTGTTCAAACTTGCCTAGAAAAAGCATTAACACTTACCCCTCGTTTGCAGACAGTAGAGCAACGTAAGCAAAGGGTGAAATTGAATGAAACCGAACCTTTCCACTGCATTAGCTGTGGCAAAGTCTTTGGAACACTCAAGATGGTTAACTTGATGCTCACTAAGCTAGGTGCGCACGGCGCTTTTGCTGGGGCCGCAATGGATCGATTGAAGATGTGTAGTGATTGTCGCGTAGTAGATATGGTGAAAAAGAATCATGAGTGA
- a CDS encoding ATP-binding protein, whose translation MVGEFEKPKYFVYNEKICAYGRNGKVGCNACIDVCSTGAIGSIFKNGQGTVEVNPNLCMGCGACATTSPSGAMRYNYPSVAHQGKELKMLASVFTAEAKKINQAMAPSLLLHTLKAGSQMIDGLGRSAHIMPKQFEGLPAFVIPYGIEHITSTGLDLWFGALSYGFAEVTLLLSGDEDPAYRAALEEQAELANSILKAYGFDERIHLILASATDDLSTVSKAMGALRQRGSLSPILHSRKYWFIEPKARNARSCFRVFAKTGQDTFA comes from the coding sequence ATGGTGGGTGAGTTTGAGAAGCCAAAATATTTTGTCTATAACGAGAAAATTTGTGCGTACGGTCGCAATGGCAAAGTTGGGTGCAATGCTTGTATAGATGTTTGCTCAACTGGTGCTATCGGATCTATTTTCAAAAATGGTCAAGGTACTGTCGAAGTAAATCCAAATCTCTGCATGGGTTGCGGAGCTTGTGCCACCACAAGTCCATCTGGTGCAATGCGCTACAATTATCCGAGCGTTGCTCATCAGGGTAAAGAGTTAAAAATGCTCGCAAGTGTATTTACTGCAGAGGCTAAAAAAATAAATCAAGCAATGGCACCCAGCTTGCTATTGCATACCTTAAAAGCAGGCTCACAAATGATTGATGGGCTCGGCCGATCTGCCCATATCATGCCCAAGCAATTTGAGGGGCTTCCTGCTTTTGTGATTCCTTACGGAATAGAGCACATTACTTCAACTGGTCTAGATTTATGGTTCGGTGCTCTTAGCTACGGTTTTGCTGAGGTCACGCTCTTATTGAGCGGTGATGAAGATCCCGCATACCGAGCTGCATTGGAAGAGCAAGCAGAATTAGCCAATAGCATTCTGAAGGCTTATGGTTTTGACGAGCGCATTCATTTGATACTGGCAAGCGCTACCGATGATTTATCTACGGTTTCAAAAGCAATGGGAGCTTTACGTCAGCGCGGCTCATTGAGTCCTATTTTGCACTCCCGCAAGTATTGGTTTATCGAACCAAAAGCGCGAAACGCTAGAAGCTGTTTTAGAGTATTTGCAAAAACAGGCCAAGACACCTTTGCCTGA
- a CDS encoding ATP-binding protein yields MFLFYVREPGDLPLNRSYPIFTGVVTKLDGYLGNFSVNWDLQNPIDPEMCARCGACVEVCSENAINLSFQIDLDKCKSHRACVTACASIGAISFDRKERERSSDFDLILDLRADPKMRMSQTPQGYFAPGTDPLDQALATNQLDGG; encoded by the coding sequence ATGTTTCTGTTTTATGTACGGGAACCTGGCGATCTGCCGTTGAATCGAAGTTATCCTATTTTTACCGGAGTTGTCACAAAGCTTGATGGCTATCTAGGTAATTTTTCGGTTAATTGGGATTTACAAAATCCGATAGATCCCGAGATGTGTGCGCGATGTGGGGCATGTGTAGAAGTTTGCTCAGAAAATGCTATCAATTTATCTTTTCAGATTGACCTCGATAAATGCAAATCCCATCGCGCTTGCGTTACTGCTTGTGCCAGCATAGGAGCTATTTCTTTTGATCGAAAAGAGCGTGAACGTAGTTCTGACTTTGATCTGATTCTAGATTTGCGTGCTGATCCCAAAATGCGTATGAGTCAAACTCCCCAAGGTTACTTTGCGCCAGGAACTGATCCCTTGGATCAGGCATTGGCGACTAATCAGTTAGATGGTGGGTGA
- a CDS encoding DUF3306 domain-containing protein, with the protein MKPDVDPAVQQAVLKKMFTDPHFNIMDGLDIYIDDYSKPDPLPPGMLERMVQSDMLNLFHKSADLVSPDSGQTESQELGLQAESNSEELQSQSALTSTQQKPSTQLDEVPNVLPIEPEQKKA; encoded by the coding sequence ATGAAGCCAGATGTAGATCCGGCTGTTCAGCAGGCTGTACTCAAGAAGATGTTTACTGATCCTCATTTCAATATCATGGACGGCTTAGATATCTATATTGATGACTACAGCAAGCCTGATCCGCTCCCACCGGGTATGCTGGAGAGAATGGTGCAGAGTGATATGTTGAATCTGTTCCATAAGTCTGCCGATCTGGTATCTCCGGATTCTGGGCAGACCGAAAGCCAAGAGCTAGGTCTTCAAGCAGAAAGCAACTCAGAAGAGTTACAAAGCCAAAGTGCTTTAACATCCACACAGCAAAAACCTTCTACTCAGTTGGATGAAGTGCCCAATGTATTACCAATAGAGCCCGAACAGAAAAAAGCTTAA
- a CDS encoding DUF3305 domain-containing protein, whose product MRANSWGRDAEGESWLFTGYELDLFPDEAEGYYLNVSATTPSWFVMWRLEEDVERYIDEQSIDLAKSETSFAVPHRICVSYNEAARLLDGGESVDTIPMSEQHATWLQEYANEHYHPEPKKRHKPASFKGAERPMEE is encoded by the coding sequence TTGCGGGCCAATTCTTGGGGGCGCGATGCGGAGGGGGAGTCTTGGCTATTTACAGGTTATGAGTTAGACCTCTTTCCTGATGAGGCTGAAGGTTACTACCTCAATGTATCTGCGACCACTCCGAGTTGGTTTGTCATGTGGCGCCTAGAAGAAGATGTAGAGCGCTATATAGATGAGCAATCCATTGACTTGGCAAAGTCAGAGACCTCATTTGCAGTACCGCATCGTATTTGTGTCAGTTACAACGAAGCTGCTCGCTTGCTGGATGGCGGGGAGTCAGTAGACACTATCCCTATGAGTGAGCAGCATGCAACTTGGTTACAAGAGTACGCAAACGAGCACTATCATCCAGAGCCAAAAAAACGTCATAAGCCCGCTTCATTTAAAGGTGCTGAGCGCCCCATGGAGGAATAA